In Zingiber officinale cultivar Zhangliang chromosome 6A, Zo_v1.1, whole genome shotgun sequence, a single genomic region encodes these proteins:
- the LOC121998162 gene encoding cytochrome P450 709B1-like — protein sequence MGLVLGALSLVLISILGRILFRQIWRPYAITNDFRKQGVTGPSYRFWSGSIEEIKSLKKAGSDLILENDCHDITKRVIVHYREWIPRYGETFLFWVRSEPRICVSDVQMVKQILSNKSGFFHKMEVPPSVLSLFGKGLVLVEGEEWERHRRVVNPAFAIDKLKLLTKTMAECTKTMIDAWLYETNTEQDRRKEIDVAERFQELTADVISHTAFGSSYKEGKEVFLAQRKLQFLVAASFLKLTFPGSKYYPTKNNLQKWKLERIIRNTLISIIESRLDSKDGSGFGNDLLGLMLEASRVQDNKLLSMDEIIDECKTFFFAGQETTSHLLAWAMFLLSSNQDWQERVRDEVIEYCGNEIPNPEMLSKLKLVTMVLLETLRLYGPIVLLGRKTAKDISFGNINIPKDTNLMIPIAMIHRNMKLWGADANEFNPLRFENGVSKAATHPNALLSFSIGPRACIGQNFAMLEAKMVLAMILQQFQFTLSPKYKHAPVDVITLQPKFGLPIILKPLLA from the exons ATGGGATTGGTTTTGGGAGCTCTGTCGTTGGTGCTCATCTCGATCCTAGGGAGGATCCTTTTCCGGCAGATTTGGCGACCCTACGCGATCACAAATGACTTCAGGAAGCAAGGTGTGACCGGCCCGAGTTACAGATTTTGGTCGGGATCCATCGAGGAGATCAAAAGCTTGAAGAAAGCCGGAAGCGACTTGATTCTCGAAAACGACTGTCATGATATCACCAAAAGAGTTATCGTGCACTACCGCGAGTGGATCCCTAGATATG GGGAAACATTTTTGTTCTGGGTTAGATCGGAACCCAGGATTTGTGTGAGTGATGTGCAGATGGTCAAGCAGATTTTGTCAAACAAGTCTGGCTTCTTCCACAAGATGGAAGTGCCTCCCAGCGTTTTGTCCCTCTTCGGTAAGGGCTTGGTGTTGGTGGAAGGAGAAGAGTGGGAGAGACATCGCAGGGTTGTCAACCCCGCTTTCGCCATTGACAAACTCAAG CTCCTAACGAAAACAATGGCGGAATGCACTAAAACAATGATTGATGCATGGCTATACGAAACAAATACAGAACAAGATCGAAGAAAGGAAATCGATGTCGCAGAACGCTTCCAAGAATTGACAGCAGATGTGATCTCTCACACAGCATTTGGAAGCAGTTACAAAGAGGGAAAGGAAGTGTTCTTAGCCCAAAGAAAACTTCAATTTCTGGTCGCAGCTTCATTTCTGAAACTGACCTTCCCTGGATCGAA GTACTACCCTACAAAGAACAATTTGCAGAAGTGGAAGTTAGAACGAATAATCAGAAACACACTGATAAGCATCATAGAGAGTAGATTGGACTCCAAGGATGGTTCTGGATTTGGAAATGATCTACTTGGATTGATGTTAGAAGCGAGTCGAGTGCAAGATAACAAACTACTGAGCATGGATGAGATTATAGATGAGTGCAAGACCTTCTTTTTTGCGGGGCAAGAGACAACTTCACATTTGCTAGCTTGGGCTATGTTCTTGTTGAGCTCAAACCAAGATTGGCAAGAGAGGGTCAGGGATGAGGTGATCGAATATTGTGGAAATGAGATTCCGAATCCTGAAATGCTCAGCAAGTTGAAGTTG GTCACCATGGTGCTCCTTGAAACATTGAGGCTCTATGGCCCGATTGTATTGTTAGGACGAAAGACTGCTAAAGACATTAGTTTCGGAAACATAAACATACCAAAGGACACTAATTTGATGATCCCGATAGCGATGATTCACAGGAATATGAAGCTTTGGGGAGCTGATGCTAATGAATTCAATCCTCTTAGGTTCGAGAATGGGGTTTCAAAGGCTGCTACACATCCAAATGCATTGCTTTCATTCTCAATCGGACCGCGTGCTTGCATTGGACAAAATTTCGCCATGTTGGAAGCTAAGATGGTGCTCGCGATGATCCTGCAACAGTTCCAATTTACCTTGTCGCCTAAGTACAAGCATGCTCCTGTCGATGTGATCACATTGCAACCTAAATTTGGGCTCCCTATTATCTTAAAGCCCTTGCTTGCCTGA